A portion of the Blautia hansenii DSM 20583 genome contains these proteins:
- a CDS encoding sulfite exporter TauE/SafE family protein — translation MLLVVFFLICFFASIIGAICGIGGGVIIKPVLDAFGVMDVATISFLSGCTVLSMTTYSVIKSKLSGSSNIEQKTGLPLALGAAVGGLLGKWMFSFVSSLSPDKNKVGAVQAACLMLVTVGTLVYTLYKERIKTYHVTNLMACVAIGIFLGILSSFLGIGGGPINLVVLFFFFSMTTKIAAENSLYIIFFSQIASLLSSIVTKSVPDFEIATLIFMVIGGIGGGIAGRALNKKIEEKTVDKLFIGLMVVIIFINIYNIYQFIG, via the coding sequence ATGTTATTAGTAGTTTTCTTTCTAATCTGTTTCTTTGCCTCCATCATAGGGGCAATTTGCGGTATTGGAGGCGGCGTTATCATAAAGCCTGTTCTTGACGCATTTGGCGTTATGGATGTTGCCACCATAAGCTTTTTATCCGGCTGTACTGTACTTTCCATGACTACATATTCTGTAATCAAAAGTAAATTAAGCGGCAGCTCTAATATTGAGCAGAAAACAGGTTTACCATTGGCGCTGGGCGCTGCTGTGGGTGGGCTTTTAGGAAAATGGATGTTTTCTTTCGTATCTTCTCTAAGCCCAGACAAAAACAAAGTAGGCGCTGTTCAGGCTGCCTGCCTTATGCTGGTAACTGTCGGTACGTTAGTTTATACCCTTTACAAAGAACGGATTAAAACATACCATGTAACAAACTTAATGGCTTGTGTCGCCATCGGTATTTTTCTGGGAATTCTCTCCTCCTTCTTAGGCATTGGAGGCGGTCCTATCAATCTTGTTGTTTTATTTTTCTTTTTCTCAATGACAACAAAAATTGCGGCTGAAAATTCTCTATATATTATTTTCTTTTCCCAGATAGCCAGTTTATTATCATCCATTGTAACAAAAAGCGTTCCTGATTTTGAAATCGCAACCCTTATCTTTATGGTAATAGGAGGCATTGGCGGAGGTATCGCCGGAAGAGCTCTCAATAAAAAAATTGAAGAAAAAACTGTGGACAAGCTTTTTATTGGTTTAATGGTTGTAATTATTTTTATCAATATCTATAATATTTATCAGTTTATCGGATAA
- a CDS encoding LysR family transcriptional regulator yields MTLRHLKIFSAVCRLESITLAAEEMNMAQPAVSYAIRELEGYYETKLFERMNRRLYITEAGEQLLIYADSILAQFDEARDVLRDIQTVTKVRVGTNASYGISYLPQLIAGFKEEYGQIPIYTLVDNSRQIEEKLIRNDLDFGITDYPSNPQFFRSVPVGTDKMIAVCSSDYSWQGSAKMEELIEMPLLLRELGSGSRSMVEALLSKYKKKPEIVMESISIRSLIEACAKGMGVLLLTKSVLEPYMKSHHLREIKITDESIVREYYFVYHKSKFLTKSMKCFQEFVLENR; encoded by the coding sequence ATGACATTACGACATTTAAAAATATTTTCTGCGGTTTGTCGTTTGGAAAGCATTACTCTTGCCGCAGAAGAAATGAACATGGCGCAGCCGGCAGTAAGTTATGCAATTCGGGAATTAGAAGGGTATTATGAAACAAAATTGTTTGAGCGGATGAACAGACGCTTGTATATCACGGAGGCAGGAGAGCAGCTTTTAATTTATGCAGACTCTATTTTGGCGCAGTTTGATGAGGCAAGGGACGTTTTGCGGGATATTCAGACGGTGACCAAAGTGCGAGTGGGAACAAATGCTTCTTATGGAATTAGTTATCTTCCGCAGCTGATTGCAGGATTTAAAGAAGAGTATGGGCAAATTCCCATTTATACATTAGTGGATAATTCCAGACAGATTGAGGAAAAACTAATAAGAAATGATTTGGATTTTGGAATTACAGATTATCCTTCTAATCCGCAGTTTTTTAGAAGCGTGCCTGTGGGAACGGATAAAATGATAGCAGTTTGTTCGTCTGATTATTCTTGGCAGGGTTCGGCAAAAATGGAGGAGCTTATTGAGATGCCGCTGCTTTTAAGAGAATTGGGAAGCGGCTCTCGGAGTATGGTGGAGGCTCTTCTGAGCAAATATAAAAAGAAACCGGAAATTGTAATGGAGAGCATTAGTATTCGAAGCCTGATTGAAGCATGTGCCAAAGGAATGGGAGTTTTGCTTCTCACAAAATCAGTTTTAGAGCCTTATATGAAAAGCCATCATTTAAGAGAAATTAAAATTACAGATGAAAGTATTGTGAGGGAATATTATTTTGTATATCATAAGAGCAAATTTCTGACAAAAAGTATGAAATGCTTTCAAGAATTTGTTTTGGAGAACAGATAG
- the hflX gene encoding GTPase HflX, with product MELYELKEEQEKVILVGVQTRENDDTKDSLEELKELVKTAGAEVLGTVIQAREAVHPGYYVGTGKLDEIRMMLDGYGATGIVCDDELSPSQINNLERELQCKIMDRTMVILDIFAARANTSEGKIQVELAQLRYRAARLTGLGNSMSRLGGGIGTRGPGEKKLEMDRRLIKLRISQLKKELEQVKRHRQVLREGRSRENIMTAAIVGYTNAGKSTLLNTLTDAKVLEEDKLFATLDPTTRILELPGKQKLYLTDTVGFIRKLPHHLIEAFKSTLEEAKYADFIIHVVDISNPQREKQMFVVYETLQELGVEDKKIVTLFNKQDKLQDAETIRDFKADYIVKTAIKTGQGLEELKEVLEKILTENQIYLERILDYQEAGQIQLIRKYGQLISEEYTDRGIEIKARVPQNIYGKIGGR from the coding sequence ATGGAATTATATGAGTTAAAAGAAGAGCAGGAAAAGGTAATTTTGGTCGGTGTGCAGACAAGAGAAAACGATGATACAAAGGACTCCTTGGAAGAGTTGAAGGAGCTTGTAAAAACAGCCGGTGCAGAGGTTTTAGGTACTGTTATACAGGCAAGAGAAGCCGTTCATCCGGGGTATTATGTGGGAACAGGCAAGCTGGATGAAATCCGTATGATGCTTGACGGATACGGAGCTACGGGAATTGTCTGTGATGATGAGCTTTCTCCTTCACAGATAAATAATCTGGAGCGAGAATTGCAGTGTAAAATCATGGACAGAACCATGGTGATTTTAGACATTTTTGCGGCAAGAGCAAATACCAGTGAAGGTAAAATACAGGTAGAGCTGGCGCAGCTTCGATACAGAGCTGCACGCTTAACAGGACTTGGAAATTCCATGTCAAGACTGGGAGGAGGTATAGGAACAAGAGGACCGGGAGAGAAAAAGCTGGAAATGGACAGACGTCTGATTAAGCTTCGGATTTCTCAGTTGAAAAAAGAGCTGGAGCAGGTAAAACGACACAGACAGGTTTTACGTGAAGGAAGAAGCAGAGAAAATATTATGACAGCAGCGATTGTAGGTTATACAAATGCAGGAAAATCCACGCTTTTAAATACGCTGACAGATGCAAAAGTTTTAGAAGAGGATAAGCTTTTTGCCACCTTAGACCCGACTACCAGAATTTTAGAATTACCGGGAAAACAGAAGCTTTATTTGACAGATACCGTAGGATTTATCAGGAAGCTTCCCCATCATTTAATTGAAGCTTTTAAAAGTACCTTAGAAGAAGCAAAGTATGCAGATTTCATTATTCATGTAGTGGATATTTCCAATCCCCAAAGGGAAAAGCAGATGTTTGTGGTATATGAAACATTACAGGAATTGGGGGTAGAAGATAAAAAAATCGTTACATTGTTTAATAAGCAGGATAAGCTTCAGGATGCTGAAACCATAAGAGATTTTAAAGCAGATTATATTGTGAAGACAGCCATAAAAACAGGGCAGGGATTGGAAGAATTAAAGGAAGTTCTAGAAAAAATATTGACAGAAAATCAAATATATCTGGAAAGAATTTTAGATTATCAGGAAGCAGGACAGATACAGCTTATTCGAAAATACGGACAGCTGATTTCAGAGGAATATACGGACAGAGGAATTGAAATAAAGGCGAGAGTTCCCCAGAATATATACGGAAAAATAGGAGGAAGATAA
- a CDS encoding argininosuccinate synthase — MKEKVILAYSGGLDTTALIPWLKENFDYEVICCCINCGQGSELDGLEERAALSGASKLYIEDIVDEFCDDYIVPCVQAGAVYENKYLLGTSMARPPIAKKLVEIARKEGAVAICHGATGKGNDQIRFELGIKALAPDLKIIAPWRMTDVWTMQSREDEMEYCKAHGIDLPFNMSNSYSRDRNLWHISHEGLELEDPAAEPDYEHLLVLGVTPQKAPDKETEISLTFEKGVPTALNGKSMKVSEIITELNELGGANGIGIIDIVENRVVGMKSRGVYETPGGTILMEAHAQLEELILDRDTMEMKKKLGSQFAQIVYEGKWFTPLREAIQAFVESTQEYVTGEVKLKLYKGNIIKAGTVSPYSLYNESLASFTTGDLYDHHDADGFITLFGLPLKVRAMKMAEAAKENK; from the coding sequence ATGAAAGAAAAAGTTATTTTAGCATATTCAGGCGGTTTAGATACAACAGCTCTTATTCCTTGGTTAAAGGAAAATTTTGATTATGAGGTTATCTGCTGCTGCATCAACTGTGGTCAGGGTTCAGAATTAGATGGTTTGGAAGAACGTGCAGCTTTATCCGGCGCTTCAAAGCTGTATATTGAAGATATTGTAGATGAATTTTGTGATGATTATATTGTTCCTTGCGTTCAGGCAGGCGCTGTTTACGAAAATAAATATCTGTTAGGTACTTCTATGGCTCGTCCGCCTATTGCAAAAAAATTAGTAGAAATTGCAAGAAAAGAAGGCGCTGTCGCTATCTGTCACGGAGCTACGGGAAAAGGAAATGACCAAATCCGTTTTGAATTAGGAATTAAAGCGCTTGCTCCTGATTTAAAAATCATCGCTCCATGGCGTATGACAGATGTATGGACCATGCAGTCCCGTGAAGATGAAATGGAATACTGTAAAGCACATGGTATTGACCTTCCGTTTAATATGAGCAACAGTTACAGCCGTGACAGAAACTTATGGCATATCAGCCATGAAGGTCTGGAATTGGAAGATCCTGCTGCTGAACCGGATTATGAACATTTACTGGTTCTGGGCGTAACTCCTCAGAAAGCGCCGGACAAAGAAACTGAAATTTCTCTTACTTTTGAAAAGGGCGTTCCTACTGCATTAAACGGAAAATCCATGAAGGTATCTGAAATTATTACAGAATTAAATGAATTAGGCGGCGCCAATGGTATCGGAATTATTGATATTGTAGAAAACCGTGTTGTGGGTATGAAATCCCGTGGTGTATATGAGACTCCCGGCGGAACAATTCTTATGGAAGCTCACGCACAGCTGGAAGAATTGATTTTAGACCGTGACACAATGGAAATGAAAAAGAAATTAGGAAGTCAATTTGCTCAAATCGTTTACGAAGGAAAATGGTTCACACCTCTGCGTGAAGCAATTCAGGCATTTGTGGAAAGCACACAGGAGTATGTAACCGGAGAAGTAAAATTAAAACTCTATAAAGGCAACATCATTAAAGCAGGTACTGTTTCTCCTTACAGCCTGTATAATGAGTCTCTTGCATCCTTTACGACAGGTGATTTATACGACCACCATGACGCAGACGGATTTATCACTTTATTCGGTCTGCCGTTAAAAGTTCGTGCTATGAAAATGGCAGAGGCTGCAAAAGAAAATAAATAA
- a CDS encoding DMT family transporter, with amino-acid sequence MWGILIALLSGALMSVQGVFNTELTKQTSLWVSTGWVQISAFLVCVAAWLFTGRESVGALMKVENKYILLGGVIGAFITVTVIQSMSSLGPAKAAMLIVIAQLAVAYLIELFGMFGVEKVDFQWRKLLGMAIAIAGIVIFKWEK; translated from the coding sequence ATGTGGGGAATTTTAATTGCATTGCTGTCAGGAGCGCTTATGAGTGTACAGGGAGTTTTTAATACGGAGCTGACAAAGCAGACGAGTCTTTGGGTTTCAACAGGGTGGGTGCAGATTTCAGCATTTCTTGTTTGTGTGGCAGCATGGTTGTTTACGGGACGTGAGTCCGTGGGAGCTTTGATGAAGGTCGAAAATAAGTATATACTTTTGGGTGGAGTAATCGGAGCTTTTATTACTGTAACAGTTATTCAGAGTATGTCCTCTTTAGGACCTGCCAAAGCGGCAATGCTGATTGTAATCGCACAGCTTGCAGTGGCATATCTTATTGAATTATTTGGGATGTTCGGTGTGGAAAAGGTGGATTTTCAATGGAGAAAGCTTTTGGGAATGGCAATCGCTATTGCGGGCATCGTTATTTTCAAATGGGAAAAATAG
- a CDS encoding ComEA family DNA-binding protein yields MMKAKNILFIMLMGIICLVFSSCNSPKEETVVIEQSEEKQNKPKTEEHSEQEEAWIWVDVSGAVSAPGVYCLKQGSRVFEAVQEAGGFLENADTTGINQASVLSDGEKLQIYTIEEVQQMEVQPEMFSGSSENTESGGKININTADLTELQEIPGVGEKKAQSIMEYREACGGFQNIEQLQEVPGIKGKTFDKVKDYITVK; encoded by the coding sequence ATGATGAAAGCAAAAAATATCTTATTTATAATGCTTATGGGCATAATATGTCTTGTTTTTAGTTCCTGTAATTCCCCAAAAGAGGAAACGGTTGTGATAGAGCAGTCGGAAGAAAAACAGAATAAACCAAAAACAGAGGAACATTCTGAACAAGAAGAAGCTTGGATATGGGTAGATGTCAGCGGAGCAGTGAGCGCTCCGGGGGTATATTGTCTGAAACAGGGTTCCAGAGTATTTGAGGCAGTTCAGGAAGCCGGAGGCTTTTTGGAAAATGCAGATACAACGGGAATTAATCAGGCTTCTGTTTTATCAGACGGGGAAAAGCTTCAAATCTATACAATAGAAGAAGTGCAACAAATGGAAGTACAGCCCGAAATGTTTTCCGGCTCATCGGAAAATACAGAAAGCGGTGGTAAAATTAACATAAATACAGCCGATTTGACAGAGCTTCAGGAAATTCCGGGAGTAGGAGAAAAAAAGGCACAGTCCATTATGGAGTATCGGGAAGCCTGCGGAGGTTTTCAGAATATTGAACAGCTTCAGGAGGTACCGGGGATTAAAGGGAAAACATTTGATAAAGTCAAGGATTACATAACAGTAAAATAA
- a CDS encoding response regulator transcription factor — protein MSKRVLVVDDEKLIVKGIRFSLEQEGMEVDCAYDGEEALEKAKEKEYDMILLDIMLPKLTGLEVCQQIREFSSVPIIMLTAKGEDMDKILGLEYGADDYITKPFNILEVKARIKAIMRRMRKEEAKESFGKTLVSGDLKLDCEGRRVFIAGKEINLTAKEFDVLELLAKNPNKVYSRENLLNLVWGYEYPGDVRTVDVHIRRLREKIEAVPSDPKYVHTKWGIGYYFQG, from the coding sequence ATGAGCAAGCGTGTATTAGTAGTAGACGATGAGAAACTGATTGTAAAAGGAATACGTTTTAGTCTGGAACAGGAAGGAATGGAAGTGGATTGTGCTTATGACGGAGAAGAAGCACTGGAAAAAGCTAAAGAGAAGGAATATGATATGATTCTTCTGGATATTATGCTTCCGAAGCTTACAGGACTGGAGGTCTGTCAACAAATCAGAGAGTTTTCATCTGTTCCCATTATTATGCTAACTGCAAAAGGGGAAGATATGGATAAAATTTTGGGGCTTGAATACGGTGCGGATGATTATATCACAAAGCCTTTTAATATTCTGGAGGTAAAAGCACGTATTAAAGCGATTATGCGAAGAATGCGTAAAGAAGAAGCAAAAGAAAGCTTTGGAAAAACATTGGTATCGGGAGACTTGAAATTAGACTGCGAAGGCAGAAGAGTATTTATCGCAGGGAAAGAAATTAATCTGACTGCAAAAGAATTTGATGTATTGGAGCTTTTGGCAAAAAATCCAAACAAAGTATACAGCAGAGAAAACCTCTTAAATTTAGTATGGGGATATGAATATCCGGGAGATGTGCGTACCGTTGATGTACATATCAGGCGTTTAAGAGAAAAAATAGAAGCTGTTCCAAGTGACCCGAAATATGTTCATACAAAATGGGGAATTGGATATTATTTTCAGGGCTAA
- a CDS encoding sensor histidine kinase: MKIKMKLSFLKSLRFRVMVLLVIIGILPCIIAESVIVSSYENRAVELKNISVKNQCDILGKQLMKEEYLKYPQSEVINSELAMFSSVFSGRILVINRDGRIVKDTYDIDEGKYLLSEAVIKCFEGENTGYYDKDNSYIVQTVPLKNMINKQVEGVMLISISTSDIKDSIAILRHRANLLLLIICVFVLILGFVWSKTLVRPFARVGKAIEELTDGYLDEEISVPDYTETEMISSVFNKMLKKMKVLDDSRQEFVANVSHELKTPMTSIKVLADSLAGQEDVPVELYKEFMQDIAVEIDRENKIITDLLSLVKMDKKASELNIEKVNINELMENILKRLKPIADKKKVELVLESYRPIVAEIDEVKLSLALSNLVENGIKYNVEDGWVHVTLNADHKYFYVSVEDSGIGIPQESIDRIFERFYRVDKSHSREIGGTGLGLAITRNAIVMHRGAIKVKSEEHKGTTFSVRIPLNYIG; this comes from the coding sequence ATGAAGATAAAGATGAAACTGTCATTTTTGAAGAGTCTTAGGTTTCGAGTTATGGTACTTCTGGTGATTATCGGAATTTTGCCGTGTATCATTGCAGAAAGCGTAATTGTAAGCAGTTATGAAAATCGAGCAGTAGAGCTGAAAAATATCAGCGTGAAAAATCAATGCGATATTCTGGGAAAACAGCTTATGAAGGAGGAATATTTAAAATATCCCCAGTCAGAGGTTATTAACAGTGAGTTGGCTATGTTTTCTTCCGTTTTCAGCGGAAGAATTTTAGTGATTAACCGAGATGGAAGAATTGTAAAGGATACCTATGATATTGATGAGGGAAAATATCTTCTTTCAGAGGCTGTAATTAAGTGTTTTGAAGGAGAAAATACAGGATATTATGATAAAGATAATTCTTACATTGTACAGACGGTTCCTCTGAAAAACATGATAAATAAGCAGGTAGAAGGTGTAATGCTCATTAGTATTTCTACCAGCGATATTAAAGACAGCATCGCTATTTTAAGACACAGGGCAAATTTACTGCTGTTGATTATTTGTGTATTTGTTTTAATTTTAGGTTTTGTATGGTCAAAAACATTGGTTCGTCCATTCGCACGAGTTGGAAAAGCTATTGAAGAATTGACGGACGGGTATTTAGATGAAGAGATTTCAGTGCCGGATTATACAGAAACGGAGATGATAAGCAGTGTTTTCAATAAAATGCTGAAGAAAATGAAGGTTTTAGACGACTCCAGACAGGAATTTGTGGCAAATGTGTCTCATGAGCTGAAAACACCGATGACATCGATAAAAGTTCTGGCGGACTCTCTTGCAGGACAGGAGGATGTTCCCGTAGAGCTGTATAAGGAATTTATGCAGGATATCGCAGTTGAGATTGATAGAGAGAATAAGATTATTACAGACCTGTTGTCTTTGGTGAAAATGGATAAAAAGGCATCAGAGCTTAATATTGAGAAAGTAAACATCAATGAGCTCATGGAAAATATTTTAAAGAGACTGAAGCCGATTGCTGATAAAAAGAAGGTGGAGCTGGTATTAGAAAGCTATCGTCCCATTGTTGCAGAGATAGATGAGGTGAAGCTGAGTCTGGCATTATCAAATTTAGTAGAAAACGGTATTAAATATAATGTGGAAGACGGATGGGTACATGTGACTTTAAATGCAGACCATAAATATTTTTATGTTTCCGTAGAAGACTCGGGAATTGGTATCCCCCAGGAGTCCATTGACCGTATTTTTGAAAGATTTTATCGTGTGGATAAGTCACACTCCAGAGAAATCGGCGGAACAGGTCTGGGACTTGCTATTACGAGAAATGCCATTGTTATGCACAGAGGTGCGATTAAGGTAAAGAGCGAGGAGCATAAAGGAACTACGTTTTCAGTGAGAATTCCGTTAAATTATATTGGATAG
- a CDS encoding GerMN domain-containing protein, which produces MKGKRQGILFLLLCFVIVAVTGCSKKEEKNEKREYQMYYLSPTESSLETDEYKPTKRTTEAMVKEIGEMLDETPKKEEHFRLLPKDVNILECSYDGEKVVVNFNENYKKMKNTREILVRAGIVKAFTQIPGVEYVEFTENGAPMTDSEGVEIGKMDRNTFMENEGENVNSYVHSNLNLYFADESGSSLVKETVSAYYNSNVPVEREVVERLLKGPKTEGLKPTLSPNTKILGVSIVEGICYVNLDKSFLTDSMDVQEKLPIYSIVNSLTDACNIRAVQISVEGETKVTFRETMKLDEPYHADYGLLKEEESE; this is translated from the coding sequence GTGAAAGGAAAAAGACAGGGCATCCTGTTTCTTTTGCTCTGCTTTGTTATAGTGGCTGTAACAGGGTGCAGCAAAAAGGAAGAAAAAAATGAAAAAAGAGAATATCAAATGTATTACTTGTCGCCTACGGAAAGTTCTTTGGAAACGGATGAGTATAAGCCGACAAAAAGGACAACAGAGGCAATGGTAAAGGAAATCGGCGAGATGCTGGATGAAACGCCGAAAAAAGAGGAACATTTTCGACTGCTTCCAAAAGATGTAAATATTTTGGAGTGCAGTTATGATGGAGAAAAGGTTGTTGTTAATTTTAATGAAAATTATAAAAAAATGAAAAATACCAGAGAAATTCTGGTAAGAGCAGGTATTGTAAAAGCATTTACCCAGATACCCGGAGTTGAGTATGTGGAATTTACAGAGAACGGAGCGCCCATGACAGACTCAGAGGGTGTGGAAATCGGGAAAATGGATAGGAATACCTTTATGGAAAATGAAGGTGAGAATGTAAACTCTTATGTACACAGTAATCTGAACCTCTATTTCGCAGATGAAAGCGGAAGCAGCTTGGTGAAAGAGACGGTTTCGGCATATTATAACAGCAATGTTCCGGTGGAACGGGAAGTGGTGGAAAGATTGCTGAAAGGCCCTAAGACAGAGGGCTTAAAACCGACCTTATCACCGAATACAAAAATTTTAGGCGTTTCTATTGTAGAAGGAATTTGTTATGTAAATCTGGATAAGAGTTTTTTGACAGACTCCATGGATGTGCAGGAAAAGCTTCCGATATATTCTATTGTCAATTCTCTTACAGACGCATGTAATATTCGTGCTGTGCAGATTTCGGTGGAAGGAGAAACGAAGGTTACGTTTCGGGAAACCATGAAATTAGACGAACCGTATCATGCAGATTATGGATTGCTAAAGGAGGAAGAAAGTGAGTAA
- a CDS encoding DNA internalization-related competence protein ComEC/Rec2, with translation MSKRPLCGAALLWAVMLWLLGQMQVSAFTFQTPKLPLKIPLEKAAVSGEIYKKEEFTLYTNLYIKNANLTINSKQYSIDNVKVHIKREKCSTAFRCGDKVFVKGRLEEIPLPANLGQFNERVYNYARGIKWYQSGESVQVLKKNFNLFLKWQNKIKEMWIKGISKVVPEDKIGFFESVLLGEKRNLDSSQKILFQIMGCSHILAISGLHLSIMGGGLLKILQRLSVPFWAAGSISMIAMILYGGLTGSGAAVMRAAIMFSVWIGALIWKRTYDFLSSAALACILLLIKSPLYLYDSSFLLSFGAILGLGLVQPALFSKKMQRGKKTLGEKIKNLFMDGIKGGIAVWAVLLPMMMYFFYEISVFGIIINLLVLPTAGILLISGCVGSLLGMCGIIPLGKLVTAPALLILEAYISVGKTIQNIPFAVWITGKPALWKCVCYYVVLFLLLWIKKQKRWRKFFYGILVFCILLLYGKLPWETRSLTFLDVGQGDCICIHTDNRSCFLIDGGSSSVSGVGKYRILPFLKAFGIQEIKGIFVSHTDLDHISGIQGILECAGKKETYIKVKTLFLSECEETKEKLEALEESARKAGCKIVYIKKGTKIREGKIQLECLAPDRKDLECNEGSQAFRMTKGKFKALFTGDIEGEGENELFVELKERGEKYDVLKVAHHGSKNSTKEEFLEVISPKASVISCGKDNSYGHPHKELLERLKLYTGKIFSTMEEGEIRLTESKNGFCIESRLGKKRYLFRGNEP, from the coding sequence GTGAGTAAAAGACCATTATGTGGGGCTGCCCTTTTATGGGCAGTCATGCTGTGGCTTTTGGGACAGATGCAGGTTTCGGCGTTCACTTTTCAAACGCCGAAGCTTCCTCTTAAAATTCCTCTGGAAAAAGCAGCAGTAAGCGGAGAAATTTATAAGAAAGAAGAATTTACTCTTTATACAAATCTTTATATCAAGAATGCAAATCTAACTATAAATTCAAAACAATATTCCATAGATAATGTAAAAGTTCATATAAAAAGAGAAAAGTGCAGCACTGCCTTTCGCTGTGGGGACAAGGTTTTCGTAAAAGGAAGGTTGGAGGAAATTCCTCTGCCTGCTAATCTGGGACAGTTTAATGAAAGGGTTTATAACTATGCCAGAGGGATAAAATGGTATCAGTCCGGGGAGTCTGTACAAGTGTTGAAAAAGAATTTTAATCTGTTTTTAAAATGGCAGAACAAGATTAAAGAAATGTGGATAAAAGGGATTTCAAAAGTTGTTCCGGAGGATAAAATTGGATTTTTTGAGTCTGTTTTGTTAGGAGAAAAAAGAAATTTGGACAGTAGTCAGAAGATATTGTTTCAAATTATGGGATGCTCTCATATTTTAGCCATTTCAGGACTGCACCTTTCTATTATGGGAGGAGGACTTTTAAAAATTTTGCAGAGACTTTCCGTTCCCTTTTGGGCAGCAGGGAGCATTTCTATGATTGCAATGATTTTATATGGAGGTCTTACAGGCAGCGGAGCGGCAGTCATGCGGGCGGCAATTATGTTTTCAGTCTGGATTGGAGCATTGATTTGGAAAAGAACGTATGATTTTTTATCTTCAGCAGCCTTAGCCTGTATTTTACTCCTCATAAAATCGCCGTTGTACTTATACGACAGCAGCTTTTTATTGTCTTTCGGTGCAATTTTAGGCTTAGGTCTTGTTCAACCTGCACTTTTTTCAAAGAAAATGCAGAGAGGAAAGAAGACATTAGGAGAGAAAATCAAAAATCTTTTTATGGATGGAATAAAGGGAGGAATTGCCGTATGGGCAGTGCTGTTGCCTATGATGATGTATTTTTTTTATGAAATCTCCGTGTTTGGAATAATTATAAATCTTTTGGTTCTTCCAACCGCAGGAATTTTACTGATATCCGGTTGTGTAGGAAGTCTTTTGGGAATGTGTGGAATTATTCCCTTGGGAAAACTTGTTACAGCGCCTGCGCTGTTGATTTTAGAAGCTTATATAAGTGTAGGAAAGACCATTCAGAATATCCCTTTTGCAGTATGGATTACAGGAAAACCGGCTTTGTGGAAGTGTGTGTGCTATTATGTAGTTCTTTTTCTTTTGTTGTGGATAAAGAAACAAAAAAGGTGGAGAAAATTCTTTTATGGAATATTAGTATTCTGTATTTTGCTTTTGTATGGAAAGCTTCCGTGGGAAACGAGAAGTCTTACGTTCTTAGATGTAGGGCAGGGAGATTGTATTTGTATCCATACGGATAACAGAAGCTGTTTTCTCATAGACGGTGGCAGCAGCAGTGTATCAGGAGTAGGGAAATACCGAATTCTTCCTTTTTTGAAAGCTTTTGGAATACAGGAAATAAAAGGAATTTTTGTATCTCATACCGATTTGGACCATATTAGCGGAATACAGGGAATTTTGGAATGTGCAGGGAAAAAGGAAACATACATAAAGGTGAAAACGCTTTTTTTATCAGAGTGTGAGGAAACAAAGGAGAAGCTGGAAGCTTTGGAGGAAAGTGCAAGGAAAGCGGGATGTAAAATTGTATACATAAAGAAAGGAACAAAAATACGGGAAGGAAAAATACAGCTGGAATGTCTTGCGCCTGACAGAAAGGATTTGGAGTGTAATGAGGGGTCTCAGGCATTTCGAATGACAAAAGGGAAGTTTAAGGCGCTTTTTACAGGAGATATAGAGGGAGAGGGGGAAAACGAGCTTTTTGTGGAGTTAAAGGAAAGAGGTGAGAAATATGATGTGCTGAAAGTGGCACACCATGGTTCAAAGAATTCTACAAAGGAGGAATTTTTAGAAGTTATCAGTCCAAAAGCATCTGTAATTTCCTGCGGCAAAGATAATTCTTATGGACATCCCCATAAGGAATTGTTGGAAAGATTGAAGCTTTACACGGGAAAAATATTTTCTACTATGGAAGAAGGAGAAATTAGATTGACTGAGAGTAAGAATGGTTTTTGTATAGAAAGCAGATTGGGCAAGAAAAGGTATCTTTTCAGGGGAAATGAACCATGA